The DNA segment CGCTGAGCGCGAGTTCGGCGGCGGCGCGGTCGTTGCACACCAGACCCATGTCGCAACCGGCGGTAAGCGCGGCTTCGATGCGGCTGGCGGCATCGCCGACCACGTGAGCGCCGGCCATCGACAGGTCATCGCTGAAGATCACCCCGTCAAACTGCAATTCGCCGCGCAGGATGTCCTGCAACCAGCGGCGAGAGAAACCGGCCGGTTGCGCATCGACTTGCGGGTAAATGACGTGAGCCGGCATTACCGCAGCCAGCTGTTTGCTGAGCCTGGCGAAGGGCACAAGGTCGTTGGCGCGGATCTCTTCCAGGCTGCGCTCGTCGTTCGGGATCGCCACATGCGAATCCGCCTCGGCCCAACCGTGGCCGGGGAAATGCTTGCCGGTGGCGGCCATGCCAGCGCTGTTCATGCCGCGAATGAAGGCTCCGGCGAGCACCGCGGCGCGGGCCGGGTCGCCTTCGAACGAACGGGTGCCGACCACGGCGCTGCGCTGATAGTCCAGATCGAGCACCGGAGCAAAACTCAGGTCGAGACCGACCGCCAGCACTTCGGTGGCCATGATCCAGCCGCACTGCTCGGCCAGGTATTCGGCGTTCGGGTTATCGGCAATGGCGCGCATCGCTGGCAAACGCACGAAGCCCTGACGCAAACGCTGCACCCGACCGCCTTCCTGATCCACTGCCAGCAACAGATCCGGGCGAACCGCGCGAATCGCCGCACTGAGCTCACGCACTTGACGTGGATGCTCAATGTTGCGGGCAAAAATGATCAGGCCGCCCACTTCGGGCTGGCGCAACAATTGGCGATCTTCGGCCGTCAGCCAGGTACCGGCGACGTCCACCATCAACGAGCCTTGCAGGCCAGCAGTCATAAAAATTCCTTGGAAACAGAAAACCCGATCGACAGCCAGTCGCTGCCGTGAGCAGCGCTCGGCAGGTCAGCGATTTTTCTGTTGATCGGG comes from the Pseudomonas granadensis genome and includes:
- the nagZ gene encoding beta-N-acetylhexosaminidase — translated: MTAGLQGSLMVDVAGTWLTAEDRQLLRQPEVGGLIIFARNIEHPRQVRELSAAIRAVRPDLLLAVDQEGGRVQRLRQGFVRLPAMRAIADNPNAEYLAEQCGWIMATEVLAVGLDLSFAPVLDLDYQRSAVVGTRSFEGDPARAAVLAGAFIRGMNSAGMAATGKHFPGHGWAEADSHVAIPNDERSLEEIRANDLVPFARLSKQLAAVMPAHVIYPQVDAQPAGFSRRWLQDILRGELQFDGVIFSDDLSMAGAHVVGDAASRIEAALTAGCDMGLVCNDRAAAELALSAAQRMKVKPSARIARMRGQAFASTDYRQDPRWLTAIGALKDAQLID